The nucleotide sequence CAACAATTGGAGGTAGAGGATTTACTAACTTCTCTATTCCAGCATAATCATATAAATCTCCTTCATGAGTGGCTGCGATGCCAATTCCTTTGCCACAATCATGTGGACTTCCTCCACCTACAGTCACGATAATATCACAATTTTCATCTTTATAAATTTTTAACCCGTCTGCAACATTGGTATCTTTAGGATTTGGCTCAACACCATCATAAATAGCAGTATTTAATCCAGCTTCTTTCAAATAATTAATAACTTGATCTACTGGGCCATTTGGTAATTTACTTAAAAAGTTATCTGTTACTATGAGGGCTTTCTTTCCTCCCAATAATTGACACCTTTCTCCTACAACCTTTACTGAATCCTTACCAAAAAAATTTACACTAGGCACAAAATAATCAAACATAATAAATTCCTCCTTTTTATTGAGTTAATAGTTTATATATTCAAAGCATGGCTTGCAATTGCCATGTCTTCTTCTACACTTCCACCACTTACACCTATAGCTCCGACCACTTCACCATCTACCTTAATGGGAAGACCTCCACCAAAGGGTACAATTTTAGAACCATTGGTTAATTGTAGACCATATAGACTCTCTCCTGGCTGTACCAATGGTGCTACTTGATCAGTTCCTACTCTTAATGCAGCTGATGTAAAGGCTTTATTTACGGCAATTTCAACACTTGTGAAAAAAGCCTTCTCCATTCTGTGCAGTATCATTAGATTGCCACCTGCATCTACGGCAGCAAATACGATAGGAACTCCTAGAACCGCTGCCTTTTCCTCAGCTGCCTGCGCCATCTTTTTTACAGTCTCTAAAGAAACTTCTTTCACAACATTTGTTTTGATATTCAATTTTCTTCCTCCTCCATATTTTTGGTTTATTATCTAAGGTTTTATTAAGAATTTCAGACTCTACTCTAGCTAGTATGAATAATAAGTCCGATAACCTATTTATGTATTGTAAAATATCTTTTCTGACGTCGTCTTTTCTTTGTAATCTAACCATTAATCTCTCAGCTCTTCGAATAATGGATCTGGCTACATGTAAGAAAGAGGACTCAGTAGTTTGTCCAGGAGTAATAAAGTATTTTTGTTCTCCCACTCGTGTACTATATTTATCTATTACCTTTTCTATATCTTCTATATCACCCTGATGGATCATTTCAGACAGATACTTTTTTCCATTCTCATCACTTGCCAATTCTGCACCAATTAAAAATATTTTTTGCTGTATGGCTTCCAGTATTTCTTTGATCCTCTTATTTTGTATCATAGAATAAGCGACGCCTATCATAGCATTGGCTTCATCCAATGTACCGTAGCAATCTACCCTCAAGTCGTCCTTTCCTATTCTACTTCCCCCCAATAAACCTGTTTCTCCTTGATCTCCAGTTTTCGTATAAACAGATGCCATTTTTTCACTTCCTTAATACATAGTTTCTAGAGTTCTTTAAATGGTATGCCCTTTACTAATCTAGCGGCATTTGCCCCTAATGCCCTCACTTTATGCGTTTCTTCTTTGAAGCTAAACTTAAGAAGTGGTTCATCCTGTTTAAGGTTGCTACTATGCAGGGCAATATATCCATCTTCTCCAAACCCAACTCCCACTCCTAAAGGGGAAGCTATTGCAGCCTGGTAACCTAGCTCTGTAGCTTCTTTTTTATCAATGGTTTCTACGTTATAGGGCACCTCTTCCTCCTCAATTCCCCACAGAACCTCATTTAAAATAGGTGTTTCGTGGATTTCAGGAGAGATGTAAACAAATATCGCAGTTTTATTATGACACATTTTATTGCCCATCATCTTGCCCACACTCAGCATAATTTAAAATTAGTCCTGTAGCCACTGCATTTCTAGGTCCCTCAATTCCCCTGATGTTCCCTCGTCCTGCAACGACGCCATATTGTGCTAAGGCATCCGTCACTACCTGTGGCACTTGAAAGTCCAGTGCAGACCCACCCACCAACACCACAAATTCTATGCTTCGTATATTGCCTGTAGGAGACACTGTTCTTAGTGCTCTTAGAGCATTAGTGACAAACACTTTTTCTTTGGCATTTTTTCTAATAGCTTTAATTCTCTCGATAGCAACATTCCCGGGAATAGTTAGCATCCCCTTATCCTTTAATACAACAGTACGAGCAAAAAACTGGGGTTCTATTGGTTTGTCCAAGAACTCTACCGTCCCATCTTCATGTCTAATGTGAAATAGACTTTCTACCTTTGCCAATGGATATTTTTTTATATCCTCGGCCAGTTCAAAACTATCTAATCCTAACTCAGAATTTATGAGCATTGTTACCATATTTCCTGCTCCAGCTAAATGAACAGAAGTGATTTCTCCATTTTTATCAATAATAGACGCATCTGTAGACCCTGCCCCCATATCTAAAATAGCTAAGGGGGTGTTGCTACCTGGTGTTGTCAGAGCCCCACCAATAGCCATATCTGCCTCTACACCACCCACCTCAACCTCAACATTTATTTCTTCTTTCAGTAGCTTAGCAATCATTTGCATTTGCAATTTATCCGCTTTTACCATTGCAGCAATTCCTACGGCATTTTCCAAGGAAAATTCTTCTGCTAGCCCTCCTTTTACCGTTTGAGGAGTAAATGTGTCCACAGCCAACAAATCTTGTATTTTAATATCACTAATAGGTTGTTTCGTCAATTCCGACATTACTTGTCGAACACGCTCTAACATTCCTCCTGCATTGGTTCCTGCTTCCCCTTTTATATCCTCGATTCTTGCAGAGAATGTTACTGCCTCCATAATTTTTGAGGCTCCATCCTCAACATCTACTGTTTTTTCTCCTCTATCGCCTCGAACAAAAATCTTGCCGGCTGGTATTCTTTTTTCTTGGACATCTCCCTTTGGGGTCTTGATTACAACTGCAGATCTATTTCCTATTAAGGCTCTCGATATTGGTACAATCATCTTAGTTTCTTCAGAAGTTAGTTCAAATACAGTGGCAATGCCGTAAGGATTCGATAATGTCTCTACAACACCACCTGCGGGTGCAACCTCGATAGCAGCCTTCATTCCAACTGGCACCTTTTCTAACAACATGACTTCATCAACTATAGGAATTTTTTGATTTAAACGATTATTGATTAAAACCCCATCATCTTTTTGAAGAATAGCACCAGATACTTTAACTCCCTTTTCTACAGCTTTATTAATATTGGATGCCGCTTTAAAGAAATCAATTTCTTTAGAAACCAACACTATAACAGGGTCTTTATGGGTTATTGTTTCTAGTCCATTCAGCACTACAGTATGACCTACTCCCAATCCACGCCCCCCAGGAGTGGCAGGATTATGACCGATCATCGTGGACTCAGTAATAATGGTTTCTGTTATAGTTTCCATAGCTACATCCCCTATAACAGGTGCAGCTTCATTGATTCGGATTAAATCTAAATCTTTTCTGGTGATTCCTGCTTTCTTTAGCGCTTGATCTAAAGAATCAAAAACACCTTTCATGTTTTGTTTTGTTCCTTTAATTCCGCTGGTTGGTACAATTCCACTAGCAATAAACTCTACTTGTTTTGAGTCAGTTAACTTTGCCAGTGCTACTTCGGTTGTGGCATTACCTATATCTACACCTGCAATAAATTTCATTGCAATACCTCCTGCTAAAGTCTTACCTCTATACTTCTCTTCTTAATTTCTTTCTTTTTTCATATACTTCAGCTGCTTCCCTAACGAATGCTCCATTAATCTTTGCACTATATTTTTCTTCTAATTCCTTTGCTATTTCCAACAGTTCTTCCCTTGTAGAACGGAATGGCCTAAGCGCATTATAAATCTCCAATATTCTTTTATCTGGTATAGCTATTAATTCTGCTGCCCTTCTAAAATTTTTAGAAATAGCTACTCTGCCATCTGCATCAGCTATCTGTGCTTGTAGCTCTAGGGTTTCCGGTGCTATTCTTACATCCTCTGGTTTGATTTCTCCATTTAGTACTTTTTCCAAGGTAATATCTTCTAGTTTTTTCCCAGTAGGCGCTTTAAGCAGTTCCGGTCTTTTCTGTGCTAATGGGTAATCATTTTTCGGATTTAATTTTCTGTTTTGCATGCTTTTTTCCTCCTATCAATCAAA is from Alkalibacter saccharofermentans DSM 14828 and encodes:
- a CDS encoding GlcG/HbpS family heme-binding protein; translation: MNIKTNVVKEVSLETVKKMAQAAEEKAAVLGVPIVFAAVDAGGNLMILHRMEKAFFTSVEIAVNKAFTSAALRVGTDQVAPLVQPGESLYGLQLTNGSKIVPFGGGLPIKVDGEVVGAIGVSGGSVEEDMAIASHALNI
- a CDS encoding cob(I)yrinic acid a,c-diamide adenosyltransferase, with translation MASVYTKTGDQGETGLLGGSRIGKDDLRVDCYGTLDEANAMIGVAYSMIQNKRIKEILEAIQQKIFLIGAELASDENGKKYLSEMIHQGDIEDIEKVIDKYSTRVGEQKYFITPGQTTESSFLHVARSIIRRAERLMVRLQRKDDVRKDILQYINRLSDLLFILARVESEILNKTLDNKPKIWRRKKIEYQNKCCERSFFRDCKKDGAGS
- a CDS encoding glycerol dehydratase reactivase beta/small subunit family protein, with product MMGNKMCHNKTAIFVYISPEIHETPILNEVLWGIEEEEVPYNVETIDKKEATELGYQAAIASPLGVGVGFGEDGYIALHSSNLKQDEPLLKFSFKEETHKVRALGANAARLVKGIPFKEL
- a CDS encoding diol dehydratase reactivase subunit alpha; this encodes MKFIAGVDIGNATTEVALAKLTDSKQVEFIASGIVPTSGIKGTKQNMKGVFDSLDQALKKAGITRKDLDLIRINEAAPVIGDVAMETITETIITESTMIGHNPATPGGRGLGVGHTVVLNGLETITHKDPVIVLVSKEIDFFKAASNINKAVEKGVKVSGAILQKDDGVLINNRLNQKIPIVDEVMLLEKVPVGMKAAIEVAPAGGVVETLSNPYGIATVFELTSEETKMIVPISRALIGNRSAVVIKTPKGDVQEKRIPAGKIFVRGDRGEKTVDVEDGASKIMEAVTFSARIEDIKGEAGTNAGGMLERVRQVMSELTKQPISDIKIQDLLAVDTFTPQTVKGGLAEEFSLENAVGIAAMVKADKLQMQMIAKLLKEEINVEVEVGGVEADMAIGGALTTPGSNTPLAILDMGAGSTDASIIDKNGEITSVHLAGAGNMVTMLINSELGLDSFELAEDIKKYPLAKVESLFHIRHEDGTVEFLDKPIEPQFFARTVVLKDKGMLTIPGNVAIERIKAIRKNAKEKVFVTNALRALRTVSPTGNIRSIEFVVLVGGSALDFQVPQVVTDALAQYGVVAGRGNIRGIEGPRNAVATGLILNYAECGQDDGQ
- a CDS encoding diol dehydratase small subunit, which gives rise to MQNRKLNPKNDYPLAQKRPELLKAPTGKKLEDITLEKVLNGEIKPEDVRIAPETLELQAQIADADGRVAISKNFRRAAELIAIPDKRILEIYNALRPFRSTREELLEIAKELEEKYSAKINGAFVREAAEVYEKRKKLRREV